The following are from one region of the Hymenobacter radiodurans genome:
- a CDS encoding HU domain-containing protein, producing MPISNHILSLLRDHDCVIIPGFGGLIADYAPARIHPVRHTLTPPTKTVAFNGALTRNDGLLVDALSHALRVPASEARQMVRNAVANLQAELDSAQRTELPGIGVFRRAVGRGLEFEYTGTQNLLSASYGLPELVSRPVRATDALLARERQPTAPQLTVAGRSRRAARVFNVAAATVLTGLMLSAGYLFALRLGHLPDSVRAVPASWVAQEQKMPPSTTKSQSRATQQATLANHGWSEEFVPDGAADATDAVALNTTEGAEWDKAKSTASPALTTDSAGKSVVETVAKPVTPTKPTEVAKPIASSVPAAAPAPVAKATTTATPATAALTPTIKTRTGRFYVVAGSFDTPRSVEKARAALARKNRPAQILWPVRPTRASAGSRFYRLTVGEFADRASADRSLSQLRKQYGSALWVLKY from the coding sequence TTGCCGATCTCCAACCATATTCTCAGCTTACTTCGGGACCACGATTGCGTGATTATTCCCGGTTTCGGCGGACTCATCGCCGATTATGCGCCGGCTCGGATTCACCCGGTGCGCCACACTCTCACTCCACCAACCAAGACTGTCGCCTTCAATGGCGCTCTTACCCGCAACGATGGGTTGCTGGTGGATGCGCTCAGTCATGCACTGCGCGTGCCTGCTTCGGAAGCCCGTCAGATGGTGCGCAACGCAGTGGCTAATCTGCAGGCGGAGCTGGACAGTGCGCAGCGCACCGAACTGCCTGGGATTGGAGTGTTTCGTCGCGCTGTTGGGAGGGGGTTGGAGTTTGAGTACACAGGCACGCAAAATCTGCTTTCAGCCAGCTACGGTTTGCCTGAATTGGTGTCGCGGCCAGTGCGGGCAACGGATGCATTGCTTGCTCGCGAGCGGCAGCCTACCGCGCCGCAACTCACGGTAGCAGGCCGTTCGCGCCGGGCAGCTCGGGTGTTTAACGTAGCCGCCGCTACCGTTCTCACCGGCTTGATGCTGTCGGCTGGGTATCTGTTTGCGCTGCGTTTGGGTCATTTGCCCGACAGCGTACGGGCCGTGCCAGCTTCGTGGGTAGCGCAGGAGCAAAAAATGCCCCCCAGCACTACTAAATCGCAATCCAGAGCCACACAGCAAGCTACGTTGGCTAATCATGGTTGGAGTGAAGAGTTCGTGCCCGATGGCGCGGCCGATGCTACCGATGCGGTTGCACTAAACACAACCGAAGGAGCGGAGTGGGATAAAGCAAAGTCGACAGCTTCACCTGCCTTAACCACAGATTCGGCAGGAAAATCCGTAGTAGAGACTGTTGCAAAGCCGGTAACCCCAACAAAGCCAACGGAGGTAGCCAAACCGATAGCCTCCTCGGTACCAGCTGCTGCCCCAGCGCCAGTAGCCAAAGCTACCACAACGGCGACACCTGCTACAGCCGCTTTAACGCCTACAATTAAAACTCGAACAGGTCGTTTCTATGTGGTAGCTGGTAGCTTCGACACTCCTCGGAGCGTGGAGAAAGCCCGCGCCGCTTTGGCCCGCAAAAACCGTCCTGCACAGATCTTGTGGCCAGTTCGTCCGACGCGTGCGTCTGCTGGCAGCCGTTTCTACCGCCTCACTGTAGGTGAATTTGCTGATCGTGCTTCGGCCGACCGCAGCCTCTCTCAATTACGCAAACAATACGGCTCAGCACTCTGGGTTCTTAAGTACTAA
- a CDS encoding class I SAM-dependent methyltransferase: MQTRPGARILAHTADIYATPELLPHAEDIQTHYERRFRGEGIAIKYIQFTLS; this comes from the coding sequence TTGCAAACTCGCCCCGGTGCTCGCATTTTAGCCCACACCGCCGATATTTACGCTACGCCCGAACTGCTGCCTCACGCCGAAGATATTCAAACCCACTACGAGCGCCGCTTCCGCGGTGAGGGCATTGCTATAAAGTACATTCAGTTTACGTTGAGCTAA
- the tyrS gene encoding tyrosine--tRNA ligase: MNLLDELRWRGMLHDTMPGTAEHLAENQPISGYIGFDPTAASLHIGNLATIMLLVHLQRAGHRPVALVGGATGMIGDPSGKSAERNLLNEDTLRGNQAGIRAQLEKFLEFNDSPTGAVVVNNYDWFKEIGFLQFLRDVGKHITVNYMMAKDSVKRRLGTPEAEGEQRADGLSYTEFSYQLLQGYDFSHLYKTLNCTLQMGGSDQWGNITTGTELIRRLDGGKAFALTCPLVTKADGTKFGKSEGGNVWLSPQMTSPYQFYQFWLNAADADTSRLIRVFTLLSEAEILELETQHAPAPHQRILQKALAKDVTIRVHSLEAYEAAVAASEILFGKGELEDLQRLDEATLLDVFAGVPRLEVSREQASSLLVADLLSEATQYQIFPSKSEVKKMIQGGGVSLNRQKVAAADQSVSELPLLQNKYLVAQKGKKNYFLIALV; encoded by the coding sequence TTGAACCTACTCGACGAACTCCGCTGGCGCGGAATGCTGCACGATACCATGCCCGGCACCGCTGAGCATCTAGCCGAAAATCAGCCCATCAGCGGCTATATTGGCTTCGATCCCACGGCGGCTTCCCTGCACATTGGCAACTTGGCCACCATTATGCTGCTGGTGCATTTGCAGCGCGCCGGGCACCGACCGGTAGCACTGGTAGGCGGCGCCACCGGCATGATTGGCGACCCATCGGGTAAGTCGGCAGAGCGCAACCTGTTGAACGAAGACACGCTGCGGGGCAACCAGGCTGGGATACGGGCGCAGTTGGAAAAATTCCTAGAGTTTAATGACAGCCCCACCGGAGCCGTGGTGGTCAATAATTACGACTGGTTTAAGGAGATTGGCTTCCTGCAATTCCTGCGCGATGTAGGCAAGCACATTACCGTGAACTACATGATGGCCAAAGACTCAGTGAAGCGCCGCCTAGGCACTCCAGAGGCCGAAGGCGAGCAGCGCGCCGATGGTCTTTCCTACACCGAGTTCAGCTATCAACTGTTGCAGGGCTACGACTTTAGTCATCTGTATAAAACCCTGAACTGCACCCTGCAGATGGGCGGCTCCGACCAGTGGGGCAACATCACCACCGGGACTGAGCTTATCCGTCGCCTTGATGGTGGCAAGGCTTTCGCGCTAACCTGCCCGTTAGTCACCAAGGCCGATGGCACCAAGTTTGGCAAGTCGGAAGGCGGCAACGTTTGGCTTTCCCCGCAGATGACCTCGCCCTACCAGTTCTACCAGTTCTGGCTTAATGCCGCCGACGCCGACACCAGCCGCCTTATTCGGGTATTCACCCTGCTCAGCGAGGCCGAAATTCTGGAGCTGGAAACCCAGCATGCCCCAGCCCCGCACCAGCGCATTCTGCAAAAAGCATTGGCCAAAGATGTAACCATCCGCGTGCATTCCCTTGAGGCCTACGAGGCCGCCGTTGCTGCCTCCGAAATCCTCTTCGGCAAAGGTGAACTGGAAGATTTGCAGCGCCTCGACGAAGCTACATTGCTCGACGTATTCGCCGGCGTACCTCGCCTGGAGGTGTCGCGTGAGCAAGCCAGCAGCCTACTAGTAGCCGATTTGCTCAGTGAAGCCACGCAGTATCAAATCTTTCCTTCCAAAAGCGAGGTTAAAAAGATGATTCAGGGTGGCGGCGTGAGCCTAAACCGGCAGAAAGTAGCCGCTGCTGATCAATCTGTATCGGAGCTTCCTTTGTTGCAGAATAAGTATCTGGTGGCCCAGAAAGGCAAGAAGAACTACTTCCTCATTGCTTTGGTCTAG
- a CDS encoding MotA/TolQ/ExbB proton channel family protein has translation MIEKGIRRIGLPLKDIETSVENVGKIEIARLEKNISILGIIAGIAPMLGFVGTIIGVIKIFYAISTTGDFGIAQISGGLYTKMVTSAAGLIVGIIAHVGYHWLSIMVERLVFRMENSAIEFMDILQDN, from the coding sequence ATGATTGAGAAGGGTATTCGCCGCATTGGCTTGCCCCTGAAAGACATCGAAACCAGCGTCGAGAATGTCGGCAAAATCGAGATTGCCCGTTTAGAAAAGAACATCAGCATATTGGGTATCATTGCCGGTATTGCGCCCATGCTTGGTTTCGTGGGTACCATTATTGGTGTAATCAAGATTTTCTACGCCATCAGCACCACCGGCGACTTCGGTATCGCCCAGATTTCGGGCGGTTTGTACACCAAGATGGTAACCTCAGCAGCTGGTCTTATCGTCGGTATTATTGCCCACGTCGGCTACCACTGGCTCAGCATCATGGTTGAGCGTCTGGTTTTCCGTATGGAAAACTCGGCCATTGAGTTCATGGATATCCTGCAGGACAATTAA
- a CDS encoding bifunctional folylpolyglutamate synthase/dihydrofolate synthase has product MTYAETLAYLYEQLPMFQRVGTAGYKEGLGNTEVLAEALGHPERRFRSVHVAGTNGKGSSSHMLAAVLQAAGYKVGLYTSPHLREFTERIKINGQELPPDYLVAFVEQWRPLFEEVKPSFFEMCVALAFQYFAEEKVDIAIVEVGLGGRLDSTNIITPLVSLITNISFDHQALLGNTLPLIAAEKAGIIKPGVPVFISQTQAEVAAVFEEKAYRLGAPLTFADQHYQASKIAPQPVDAETQRFRVKLDDAPVFDEIEVGLLGEYQRFNLPGVLAILADLQRQGFQIPEAAVRQGLREVSRLTGLRGRWSIIGRHPLVVCDTGHNEAGLRLVTAQLAQLRYRQLHIVLGVVNDKDVTKMLAILPPTAIYYFCQASIPRALPAAELAERAASVGLHGAVYGPVQAAVQAARAAAAPDDVVFIGGSTFVVAEVEELYH; this is encoded by the coding sequence ATGACTTACGCTGAAACGCTAGCCTACCTCTACGAACAACTGCCCATGTTTCAGCGGGTAGGAACCGCAGGCTACAAAGAAGGGCTAGGAAATACGGAAGTGCTGGCTGAGGCCTTGGGGCACCCGGAGCGGCGCTTTCGCAGCGTGCATGTGGCCGGAACCAACGGGAAGGGAAGTAGCTCACATATGCTTGCTGCGGTATTGCAGGCGGCGGGTTATAAAGTAGGGTTATACACTTCCCCGCATTTGCGGGAGTTTACGGAGCGCATCAAAATCAACGGCCAAGAATTGCCCCCCGACTATCTGGTGGCGTTCGTGGAGCAATGGCGCCCGCTGTTTGAGGAGGTAAAGCCTTCTTTTTTCGAGATGTGTGTTGCACTGGCTTTCCAGTATTTTGCTGAAGAGAAAGTGGATATCGCCATTGTGGAAGTGGGCTTGGGCGGACGACTGGATTCCACCAATATTATCACGCCGCTGGTTTCGCTTATTACCAACATCAGCTTCGATCATCAGGCTTTGCTGGGGAATACGCTGCCGCTTATTGCTGCTGAGAAAGCTGGAATAATCAAACCGGGTGTGCCCGTTTTTATCAGTCAAACGCAGGCGGAAGTGGCTGCCGTTTTCGAGGAAAAAGCATACCGATTAGGTGCACCACTAACTTTTGCCGACCAGCATTATCAAGCTTCCAAAATTGCCCCCCAGCCAGTGGATGCTGAAACACAGCGCTTTCGTGTGAAGCTAGATGATGCTCCAGTATTTGATGAGATTGAGGTGGGTTTGCTAGGTGAATATCAGCGTTTTAATTTGCCTGGAGTATTAGCTATTTTAGCCGATTTACAACGCCAGGGATTCCAAATTCCTGAGGCAGCGGTGCGCCAGGGGCTGCGTGAAGTGAGCCGGCTTACCGGCTTGCGGGGCCGGTGGAGCATTATTGGGCGCCATCCGCTGGTGGTGTGTGATACGGGGCATAATGAGGCTGGTCTGCGCCTCGTAACTGCCCAGTTGGCTCAGCTTAGGTATCGCCAGTTGCACATCGTGTTAGGCGTCGTGAATGATAAGGACGTGACCAAAATGCTCGCAATTTTGCCCCCCACCGCCATCTATTACTTTTGCCAAGCTAGTATTCCACGAGCATTACCCGCTGCTGAACTGGCTGAACGGGCCGCAAGTGTAGGACTACATGGCGCTGTATATGGTCCTGTGCAGGCAGCAGTACAGGCGGCCCGAGCCGCTGCTGCGCCCGACGATGTGGTTTTTATAGGAGGCAGTACCTTTGTGGTTGCCGAGGTAGAGGAACTGTACCATTAG
- the holA gene encoding DNA polymerase III subunit delta, whose amino-acid sequence MPNFSPDEILKQLQQRQYAPIYFLQGEEPYYIDLIADIIEKSVMPEHERGFNQVVLYGKDVDTATILGQARRFPMMAERSVVIVKEAQSVADLERESSYPFFEAYLKNPLASTVLVFCYKHKTLDGRKALAKAMTKHAAVLTSKKLYDNQVAPWLTSYVRSKQQQIAPQAVAMLSEYIGPDLGRLTNEIDKLLLNVKPGQAIDEDLVQRLVGISKDYNIFELQRALVQRDVLKANRILHYFEANPKANPIIPNLTLLFGFFTKLLVLHQIGNPSDADFKKLGMVNTFQQKDAQLAMRNYSFQRTRDIIHLLRRADAQSKGIESGSMTEGEILRELVFLMLHPVPLSAIVG is encoded by the coding sequence GTGCCCAACTTCAGCCCCGACGAGATCTTAAAGCAGCTCCAGCAGCGGCAGTATGCGCCCATTTATTTCCTGCAAGGGGAGGAGCCCTATTACATTGATCTGATTGCCGACATCATCGAGAAAAGCGTGATGCCGGAGCATGAGCGCGGCTTCAACCAAGTGGTGCTCTATGGCAAGGATGTGGACACGGCCACTATTCTGGGGCAGGCGCGGCGCTTTCCGATGATGGCAGAGCGCTCGGTGGTCATTGTGAAGGAAGCGCAGTCGGTAGCCGACTTGGAGCGGGAGAGCAGCTATCCGTTTTTTGAGGCTTACCTGAAAAATCCGCTTGCCAGCACCGTCCTCGTATTTTGCTACAAGCATAAAACCCTGGACGGCCGCAAGGCGCTGGCCAAAGCGATGACCAAGCACGCGGCGGTGCTGACCAGCAAAAAGCTCTACGATAACCAAGTTGCGCCCTGGCTCACAAGCTACGTGCGCAGTAAACAGCAGCAAATTGCCCCCCAGGCCGTGGCGATGCTCAGTGAATACATTGGGCCCGACTTGGGGCGGCTGACCAATGAAATCGACAAGCTTTTGCTCAACGTGAAGCCCGGCCAGGCCATCGACGAGGACTTGGTACAGCGCCTGGTGGGCATCAGCAAAGACTACAACATCTTCGAGTTGCAGCGGGCTCTGGTGCAGCGCGATGTGCTGAAGGCCAACCGAATTCTGCATTACTTCGAGGCGAATCCGAAAGCCAATCCAATTATTCCTAACCTGACACTGCTGTTTGGCTTTTTTACCAAACTGCTCGTGCTGCACCAGATTGGCAATCCCTCGGACGCCGACTTTAAAAAGCTGGGTATGGTCAACACCTTTCAGCAGAAAGATGCGCAACTGGCAATGCGCAACTATAGCTTTCAGCGCACGCGCGACATCATTCATCTGCTGCGCCGCGCCGATGCGCAGAGCAAGGGCATCGAGTCGGGCTCGATGACGGAAGGAGAGATTTTGCGCGAGCTAGTATTTCTGATGCTACACCCTGTGCCACTGAGTGCCATAGTAGGCTAA
- a CDS encoding ExbD/TolR family protein: MDLSRRRKLSSHVETSSMNDIMFFLMLFFLIVSTMVNPNVIKLLLPNARSGKAVMKETINISVDAAGQYFLDRQPVTSTDLESALSKRIAGLDQPTVVLRVDASLNVQKLVDILEIGNRLKVKMVMATQAQQSAARG; this comes from the coding sequence ATGGATTTAAGCCGCCGCCGCAAGCTTTCCTCGCACGTCGAGACCAGCTCGATGAACGACATCATGTTCTTCCTGATGCTGTTCTTCTTGATTGTGAGCACCATGGTTAATCCCAACGTGATTAAGCTACTTCTGCCTAATGCTCGCTCCGGTAAGGCTGTCATGAAGGAGACCATTAACATCTCAGTTGATGCCGCCGGGCAATACTTCCTGGACCGTCAGCCCGTAACCTCTACCGATTTAGAATCGGCTCTTAGTAAGCGCATTGCTGGCCTTGATCAGCCTACTGTTGTTCTGCGCGTTGATGCATCGTTGAACGTGCAGAAGCTGGTTGACATTCTTGAAATTGGCAACCGGCTGAAGGTGAAAATGGTGATGGCCACACAGGCACAGCAAAGCGCAGCACGCGGGTAG
- the trmB gene encoding tRNA (guanosine(46)-N7)-methyltransferase TrmB, with translation MSRVKLARFAHNAERADIVEPGKANYEQLGGRWHREFFQNENPITLEMGCGKGDYTVGLAARYPERNFLGLDIKGDRIWRGSTRAEALGLTNVGFLRTRAESLTAHFAPQELAEIWVTFPDPRPRDRDIKRRLTSPRFLNLYQEVLRIGGSFTSKRTIRRSMNTRLKRCKLAPVLAF, from the coding sequence ATGAGTCGAGTGAAACTAGCGCGCTTCGCCCACAACGCGGAACGAGCCGATATTGTAGAGCCAGGCAAAGCCAACTATGAGCAGTTGGGTGGGCGTTGGCACCGAGAGTTCTTTCAGAATGAAAATCCGATTACGTTGGAAATGGGTTGCGGCAAGGGTGATTATACTGTCGGCTTAGCAGCCCGCTACCCCGAACGCAACTTCTTGGGCCTTGATATCAAGGGTGATCGAATCTGGCGGGGAAGCACTCGTGCGGAGGCACTAGGCCTGACTAATGTGGGCTTCCTGCGCACCCGGGCAGAGTCGCTGACTGCCCATTTTGCCCCCCAGGAGCTGGCTGAAATCTGGGTAACCTTCCCTGACCCACGACCCCGCGACCGGGATATAAAGCGCCGTCTTACGTCGCCACGTTTCCTTAATTTGTATCAAGAAGTATTGCGCATCGGGGGCTCGTTCACCTCAAAACGGACGATACGCCGCTCTATGAATACACGCTTGAAACGTTGCAAACTCGCCCCGGTGCTCGCATTTTAG
- a CDS encoding response regulator, with protein MEKLPCILLVDDDPVNNFLNQRLLEDLAIADQLMVALNGQEAFALLEQHCPDAACPALILLDVNMPVMNGFEFLFSYQQLPLERKEAIVIIMLTTSVNSQDVERGQQLHVADFLTKPLTKEKVRDMLSKHFGWQLTEGETKHRS; from the coding sequence GTGGAGAAGCTACCGTGTATCCTTTTAGTGGACGATGACCCCGTTAACAACTTTCTCAATCAGCGGCTGCTGGAAGATTTAGCCATTGCCGATCAGCTAATGGTGGCGCTTAATGGGCAGGAGGCTTTTGCTCTACTGGAGCAGCACTGCCCCGATGCTGCCTGTCCGGCCCTGATTCTGTTGGACGTGAATATGCCCGTGATGAACGGCTTCGAGTTTTTGTTTTCCTACCAGCAACTGCCGCTGGAGCGAAAAGAGGCCATTGTTATCATTATGCTGACTACGTCTGTAAATTCTCAGGATGTAGAACGAGGGCAGCAGCTCCATGTAGCGGACTTTCTGACTAAACCGCTGACCAAAGAGAAAGTGAGGGATATGCTCAGCAAACACTTTGGGTGGCAGTTGACGGAGGGCGAAACGAAGCACCGCAGCTAA
- a CDS encoding tetratricopeptide repeat protein translates to MKLFPRLALAATLSTAAPLVAAAQQTQVFAADERHFQEGLELFDRGKYGAAQQSFQRYLDLTQRRTGEQRDRTTDAEYYYAVSGLYLFHPDAEDRILAFAANNPAHPKAAEAFFQLGKFYFDKKNYAKAAEYMQRVGPDNLTLEQREESEFKLAYSYFAQKEFDKARLLFDRTKQGSSEYRYASSYYAGYLAFRAGDFAGARRDLAVAEESDGYRLVVPAVMTQIYYKEGDFDGLIAYGSKAVAQTPPPQGADEIQLLVGDAYYQKSDFQSAAEYFNRYAAGRKKMDPTVQYKIGYANYKMGDFKGAVNSLKGVAARKDSLGQNAAYHMGLSYLQLKQNQPALNAFDAARNATFDRNITENATIKYAQINYQLGNGREVITSLKDFNKKFPGSKNAAAADDILSESFLNSSDYAQAITYLEGLDNRSSRLNATYQRVTYLQAATLYNNSKFNEALPLLDKSLKYPQDDALRAAAQVLRGEIYSIGQKYPEAIQSYTAAARTARSGSAADTDFDQKARYGLGYAYYNTKQYDRARPQFQAYLKDAETRQPANDPNYYDVTLRLADTYYVAKDYKQALTGYDKVIASNAPDKDYAYYQKSVTLGLLGRQSEATNTLNTLLKTAPQSRYADNAVFQQAQFEFEAGNFQPAVDGFSRLIRARPNSALIPQALQKRGVAYANLGQHDKAVADFRQVLERYPRTKSATNALSGLQESLAALGKTEEFDQALGQYKQQNPQSGATESVEFEAAKSLYTAEKYAQAIPRLESYLKQYPNTSLAADGRYFLSDSYLKTGKQAEGLAGLKNVVTEGKSEFVNRAAGRIADLEFANKNYPEAIKYYTRLREVSQNKREVADAGIGLMRSYYESGDYEGTRRVAQDLRALGSASLNATNAALLYLGKASYKAGNLDQAIPELTTAASTATDENGAEAQYLLAQVLFDQKKYPEALDAAYKTNASKYEIWQGRGFLLIADIYALQGDNFQARATLNSIIDNKFPVAEIIEGAKQRLAALPADGGTPAPATSTPKPATTPPAGTKTSPAKPASPAARRAAARQSLQPTQTQPTDTTASPVPVEE, encoded by the coding sequence ATGAAGTTATTTCCCCGCTTGGCGCTGGCCGCCACGCTTAGCACGGCGGCCCCACTGGTGGCCGCAGCCCAGCAAACCCAGGTTTTTGCCGCCGACGAGCGCCATTTCCAGGAAGGCCTTGAACTCTTTGACCGTGGCAAGTATGGCGCCGCGCAGCAGTCTTTTCAGCGCTACCTCGACCTTACGCAACGTCGGACCGGTGAACAGCGCGACCGCACCACCGACGCCGAATACTACTATGCCGTCTCGGGGCTCTACCTATTTCACCCCGACGCCGAAGACCGGATTCTAGCGTTTGCAGCCAACAATCCGGCTCACCCAAAGGCCGCTGAAGCATTTTTTCAGCTCGGCAAGTTTTACTTCGACAAGAAGAACTACGCCAAGGCCGCAGAGTATATGCAGCGCGTCGGGCCCGATAACCTGACCCTGGAGCAGCGCGAAGAATCGGAGTTTAAGCTGGCCTATAGCTACTTCGCCCAGAAGGAGTTTGATAAGGCGCGTTTGCTGTTCGACCGCACCAAGCAAGGCAGCTCTGAGTATCGCTACGCCAGCAGCTACTACGCGGGCTATCTAGCCTTCCGTGCTGGCGACTTTGCCGGTGCCCGCCGCGATTTGGCGGTTGCGGAGGAGAGCGACGGCTACCGCCTCGTGGTGCCGGCCGTTATGACCCAGATTTATTACAAAGAGGGTGATTTTGATGGTCTGATTGCCTATGGCTCGAAGGCAGTGGCCCAAACCCCGCCGCCCCAGGGCGCGGATGAGATTCAGCTGCTCGTGGGCGATGCTTACTACCAGAAAAGTGACTTCCAAAGTGCGGCTGAATACTTCAACCGTTACGCTGCTGGTCGCAAGAAGATGGACCCGACGGTGCAGTATAAAATTGGGTACGCCAACTATAAGATGGGCGACTTCAAGGGAGCTGTAAATAGCCTGAAAGGAGTAGCTGCCCGCAAGGACTCATTGGGCCAGAACGCGGCCTATCATATGGGACTGAGCTACCTGCAACTTAAGCAGAATCAGCCTGCCCTGAATGCTTTCGATGCGGCCCGCAATGCCACCTTCGACCGCAATATCACGGAGAATGCGACCATTAAATACGCGCAGATAAACTATCAGTTGGGGAATGGCCGGGAGGTAATTACCTCCCTAAAGGATTTCAACAAGAAGTTTCCAGGCTCCAAGAATGCGGCCGCCGCTGATGACATTTTGAGTGAGAGTTTTCTCAACTCATCTGATTACGCCCAGGCCATCACCTACCTCGAAGGGCTTGATAACCGTAGTAGCCGCCTGAACGCGACTTATCAGCGCGTGACGTATCTACAAGCCGCCACGCTGTATAATAACAGTAAGTTCAATGAGGCCCTGCCCTTGCTGGATAAGTCGCTCAAATATCCTCAGGACGATGCGCTGCGTGCCGCGGCCCAGGTTTTGCGCGGTGAGATTTATAGTATCGGACAAAAATACCCGGAAGCCATTCAGAGCTACACGGCTGCCGCTCGCACGGCTCGCTCCGGTAGCGCAGCCGATACGGACTTTGATCAGAAAGCTCGCTATGGGTTGGGCTATGCTTATTATAACACGAAGCAGTATGATCGGGCGCGGCCGCAGTTTCAGGCTTATCTGAAGGATGCCGAAACTCGCCAGCCTGCCAACGACCCCAACTATTACGACGTAACCCTGCGCTTGGCCGACACTTACTATGTGGCTAAAGACTACAAGCAAGCCCTGACCGGCTACGACAAGGTAATTGCTTCAAATGCGCCTGACAAGGACTATGCATATTACCAGAAGAGCGTAACGCTCGGTCTGCTCGGTCGGCAGTCGGAGGCTACCAACACACTAAATACGCTACTCAAAACTGCCCCCCAGTCGCGCTACGCCGATAATGCCGTATTTCAGCAAGCTCAGTTTGAGTTCGAAGCGGGTAATTTTCAGCCAGCCGTTGATGGGTTCTCACGCCTGATTCGGGCCCGGCCAAATAGCGCCCTGATTCCGCAGGCGTTGCAGAAGCGAGGCGTAGCCTATGCCAACCTCGGCCAGCACGACAAGGCGGTGGCCGACTTCCGTCAGGTGTTGGAACGGTATCCGCGCACCAAGTCGGCCACAAATGCACTGTCGGGCTTGCAGGAAAGCTTAGCTGCTTTGGGCAAGACCGAAGAATTTGACCAAGCGCTGGGGCAATACAAGCAGCAGAATCCACAGAGTGGGGCTACGGAAAGCGTAGAGTTTGAAGCGGCCAAGTCGCTGTATACTGCTGAGAAATACGCTCAGGCTATTCCGAGACTGGAATCTTACTTGAAGCAGTACCCTAATACATCGTTGGCCGCTGATGGCCGTTATTTCCTCAGTGATTCGTATCTGAAAACCGGCAAGCAAGCCGAGGGCCTTGCTGGATTAAAGAATGTGGTAACCGAAGGCAAAAGCGAGTTTGTGAACCGGGCGGCGGGCCGCATCGCTGACTTGGAGTTTGCCAATAAGAATTACCCAGAGGCTATCAAGTACTACACGCGTCTGCGGGAGGTGTCGCAGAACAAGCGGGAAGTCGCTGACGCTGGCATCGGGCTGATGCGGAGCTACTACGAGAGCGGCGACTATGAAGGTACCCGCCGGGTTGCTCAAGATCTGCGGGCGTTGGGTAGCGCTTCCTTGAACGCGACCAATGCGGCGCTGCTTTATCTGGGCAAAGCCAGCTACAAAGCCGGCAACCTTGATCAAGCCATTCCCGAGCTAACGACTGCCGCCAGTACAGCCACAGATGAAAACGGAGCTGAGGCGCAGTACCTATTGGCCCAAGTATTATTCGACCAGAAGAAATACCCAGAGGCGTTAGATGCTGCATACAAAACCAATGCTTCTAAATACGAAATATGGCAGGGCAGGGGTTTCCTGCTGATCGCCGACATTTACGCGTTGCAGGGCGATAATTTCCAGGCACGTGCCACGCTGAATTCTATCATCGATAACAAATTTCCGGTGGCAGAAATCATCGAAGGTGCGAAGCAGCGACTAGCTGCTCTGCCTGCCGATGGAGGAACACCTGCGCCCGCTACTAGCACTCCCAAGCCTGCAACAACCCCGCCTGCGGGCACAAAAACATCGCCCGCCAAGCCAGCTTCGCCCGCGGCTCGCCGGGCTGCTGCGCGCCAGTCTTTGCAGCCAACTCAGACGCAACCAACTGACACTACAGCTTCCCCGGTACCTGTGGAAGAGTAA